The genomic segment aaaagtaaatatttttaaaaatcgtatgatacataggtcgtacatcagtacgaccctgtttggcttacacgtggttctattgacgattgggcatttgtagaatgaatagggtttatcctgtgtgcttcaaaacgtagtgaatgatatttttatttatttattgatgtagtaaagactttgtatagtatgtatattgttatataaattttgtggtgaaaacattcagtttactgtgttagtatcacctaatttatttgtgacgtcctctcgtgggagtcactatccgggtagcttttagacagtcagagacagagttcaaaataaaaataaaactttattgtcttccttaaattaaattgacaaaaatcttatgtacatatttacaatttggtttagtcttctcagtacctggcctatttattcaaattaagcttgaccttgtcatatggaactagtcttatcggcaagcgagtgtgtatctgaaattttacggtaacgttgtatcgatttaataacagcggacgataggtacaaaggaaggaaaggaactcaacacgtcccttaagtgattcgggttaataggacactcctcgacagtctcaacaagactgcttcagagtacgggtagtgaaaagctcaacacgcttttcggatagcggcggtatgggagacggaacaacttgtgaactcaacacgtccacaagccggggtagggaagaagagaaccttcagtcaacacctgtcgattctgtctctatgaggaaatgtcgccgtttatatagcggagctttgccctttctactgtcgatacactcctacttcatgggttggttcgcgcgcacgctggtttaacggtgatggcttggactcatcgttggccgcggtatcggtcggtagttcggtatatcttcggtctggttgtcgaccgcggtatcggtcggtagtcggtatattttcggtgtggtcttcgaccgcggtatcggtcggtagtcggtgggtcgttttgttatatattttgcttctctgttggagcggatatcttgcggttggtgtttcgttgaccctggaattggtcggtattcggttattgtctgcattgtacgatctggatccgtgttctgtactggttgggtattgttctctccttcttacgcgatttctatttaagatgtttgataaatcaaggccccatcttgttatttcatacattcccagtactacttctgaagctaggtttggtaaaaaatgtagcttggcttttctccaaacgttgtctatggaacattttgctgtaaaacagatttctatgttgctggtttttccatctgccagcgtgatctttaaagcttttctgtcgctttttgttccacattgttccaatatttttttacctttttgtcctataaacgaattttgggctcctgtgtctattagtgctcttaactttttaccgttgctgaacgttatcgttgtgtggggtcgttgatctgtatagtgtgcgtagctggaggttgttagggaggactctaaatgctgactgggttgcctccttcttgtccagtcctgttggagttttccggtcggcttctacattggcagttattggaagttgttcctcgggttccgcaatggctgcagaagagtacagcgatagctctgcagtttcttctattgtggcctctgcggccgcatctccaacaacaagtctgtctgtcgaaattctgtattttgttattatggctatttgcctgtgtccagtcacaccttgtattgtttctgttatatatttctttttggaccatatcatattcttccgctaatctgatgatgtcctgtgttgacgatacgtcttgcctctttatatagaacttgtatttcgggttcatattggtgtatatcctgtttagttcttcttggtgattgaattcaccatgtcttctgatcattatttgaatatcaatgatgtagtcttttacaccttcgttgtttcgttggagtcggttccgaatttgagcttccagagattgcgtgagaacggaggaaacgaagaaattgcggaaatcttgttcgaagtcttttaattcgttccaatatttattattgtttctgtaccatagtaatgctttcccgtttaatgtttctggtagagcttgtaaaacgtgggtgtcttgtaggccgtaagctgtctggagttctttcaaccgttctatgaattctattgggtctcttgaaccgtcgaagtgtaacccccatttgcgtactatttccatctttctttgtctgtcttccatctggttttcttctatttcctctgggttttggcctttttgagttggtgccttgatgatcgcaactaatctcgctcttagctcgctgaaattcccttccgtcggctgttctctgtttgttaattcggctataagttcgtctttctttaataggtacacccaactaaccttcgacgtttccggagcgtctgtcattattgaactgtgaatcaccctgtctttaattaaaatttgaaatatagTACTgtcttatgaaaataaaattcggaattcggtcggtattattgtttaaaacgtatttttctgctcgggcgccatttgtgacgtcctctcgtgggagtcactatccgggtagcttttagacagtcagagacagagttcaaaataaaaataaaactttattgtcttccttaaattaaattgacaaaaatcttatgtacatatttacaatttggtttagtcttctcagtacctggcctatttattcaaattaagcttgaccttgtcatatggaactagtcttatcggcaagcgagtgtgtatctgaaattttacggtaacgttgtatcgatttaataacagcggacgataggtacaaaggaaggaaaggaactcaacacgtcccttaagtgattcgggttaataggacactcctcgacagtctcaacacgactgcttcagagtacgggtagtgaaaagctcaacacgcttttcggatagcggcggtatgggagacggaacaacttgtgaactcaacacgtccacaagccggggtagggaagaagagaaccttcagtcaacacctgtcgattctgtctctatgaggaaatgttgccgtttatatagcggagctttgccctttctactgtcgatacactcctacttcatgggttggttcgcgcgcacgctggtttaacggtgatggcttggactcatcgttacatatttatcgtacgcaacttcctctcgactacctgtagctactttataaagaagactaattatttgggtgccataatgtattgtgcagtggtgggttctttaaacaattataataaaaaaagtaaaactttaTCGATGTGTCgttttttgtgtttcctagagacaaacaaatgcgtaaagtatggctcttcaagtgttttcagcgagacaaatttaatgtagaaaccgcgagaatatgatcaaaacatcTTACAGAAGCTGACTGttgtataaaaaaaactattgagATTGCCTGACAAACAATGGAATATTACTACcaatagtataattaattatgaaattgtcactgaagagatcttttcctcgctaaatcttcctagtggtgatacagaaattaaccctgaagctttaattgacagtcatcaagattttattaattcgaatataaaagacctggaatgggatggattggaaaatttagccggtttcattgcatttaagttacaaaaaaaaaagaaatacttggatatattccggacgctaacaataaatcgtttacttgggtaaaccatgtttctgagggtggtttaatcaaaccaacactggaatttataactaaatgtagtgaactggaacatatttttcgtagttataatggcgacacattaaaaagaacaaaaaattatttaaaaaacttaatagaagctgcaaaatatgtatatgttagcgaagatgtaaaattacttttttttagatgtaaaatgtattttaaaataagaattctaaataaaaatataagataattACAATGtccgcaagagaaaaatcacaaagatggtaaaataaatgtctaaatgatattcataaagtctcAAGTATGACCCGCTTTTCCTTTATGGTTCAAATTCTTTAAATTTTACCgaccttttatatttaatttatgttttgtagcaatatttattttgtttgtaattcACACAATCAAATCATAGatttatatatttctttaattaattttacaaattacttattaattttcaaacaacagtttcacagaaagtaactagttatgacttcttagtgcaagatatggcatcgaggtatacttaccgttaacGGTTTAAGTTTTGAAGTTGTCCATTACAGTAATGGACcaacgttgccatatgatgcatcgttGAAATAAGATACACACAAGtcccctggctttgtctcgctatgacgtcatgcgcaaagtcgattaaaaattaaaattagaacggcaagtgagcatatcttgtttgttatagtatcatgagtTAGTACAATATCGAAGTGCAAAATTGGTGAAACCTAAACATGGTGAAATTAACTTAGAACTTTGTTCCTTGAAATATATCACGTTAATCTAATTCTTCAGGGGCGTAACTCAAAAACGCCAAAAAttgagttactacagtcttcgCTGGACGCTGGAGTCGAaatatttcttcacattttggtaTTTGTTTTATCATCTACTGCTTCTACAAGTTGTCTCTCTTCGCTTTCTAGTATTATGTTAAGTTTATTAAAGTGATTTCACTTTATATCTCTTAGTTTCAGAAATAGTCTTTTCTTTTATCTGCAAATCCTTTTGTCTTCCTTCTGTATTTTCTTAGCTTCTGTCCCTTTACTTTTAATTTCAATAATAGTATGCACTCGATTTGTAACTTTGTATTACAATTTGATTTAGAAACTTTGATAAATGCATTAATTTCAGgtatgtattttaaaaaattctttttatttttaggtgaTTCTACTTCGTTATGTAAACCAAAGCGACCATATAACATAGGTTTAGAAGAAAATGTACAGCACCCATAcgaaaataaacaattaaatacGGGGAAACACCTACTACCTGCCATTATACCTGAACTACGCTCTATAAGACGAAAATCGTCGGTGTCTAATAATATTGCAAATGAACAATGTACTTCGAAACCATTCGTTTGTCTTCTTTCCTTGCCATGTATAGATAATCAATCGAATATCATTCCTACGGAGCGCCCCTCTTCAAAAGCTTCTCTCAGTCCGATTTCTAGTGATGAAGAGTCCTTACTAGTTATAGATGATCGACCAAATTCAAGCGGTACAGATGGATTAACGTCGGTTAACACTTCTAGATTACATTGCCAATCCCAATTGCACGATTCGACGTCACAAGTTTCAGAattagtacataaaaaaatatcgaaATCTCCAGAGACTTCACCGGTGATTACTAGTACCATTACAGTAGCCAGTACTACTAAGGCCATATCCTCTACTAAGAAGCCATATCCCAGTACTACTAAGGCCATATACCCTACCAGTTTACCATATACTGCCAAGAAACCACGGATAATGAACTCtttaccacaagaaaatagtcaCCATGTTCAAAAACATCAGAAGTACAATGAAGTTCCTTTGCCAGAAGGTcctttaaatttaagtttagtACAACCAGATTCTAATAGACAGTCGCAACCTTTTCCAATGGAACGAGATTTTAAAAAAGTAACGAATACATTTGTCCCTTCTAATGTCCAATATAAATTGAATCCTGAAATTCCGCAATCAACGATATCAATGGTgcataaaatatttaatagtaaatTAAATTTCGAATATTTGATATATCTGAAGAATacacttaaatttttaaatattgatctCAAGGTACCTAATGTCCCACAAGAGCAGATATACAATCGCCAAAAGTTGGCATATTCAATTATTTCTTATATGTCTCAATTTCTTTTTAATGATTTTCAATCTCCAATTCTCCGAAAGTATGCACAAGACATGTTAGACTGTGACCTTGAGAAATTCAGGCCTTTGGTTGAAACCTTCTTGAAAGCAAAGCCTCATACTGAAGCATCGGTAGCTATGTTGTTAGAAGCAATAAAAAACCTTTCCTCCTCCGACCAAAGGCAAGTGAATCAAATATTACCACAGGATAAACAGCCAGAGAGCAGAACGAAACTTGATAGGCGGAGACTAACCATAGATAGTGTTCCCACCATTGCGAACACAACTGCAGTTAAAAAACCTACTGCTAAAAGAAAGCCGAAGATGATAAGTAAAAGAAGACAAACAATCGATGCACTTAATAACTTTGCAGAAACTCAAACAGGAACTATTGGTAATGACGCTGATGTACAGATTGTTGGAATTTGGCAAAATCCACATCAAATTATTAATCGAAATGATACGAGGATTGGAAATTCACGTTTGCAACATCAACATAATAAAGTTGTTACGACTAACAGCCATAGTACTGGGGATTTACGTggaaaaaatcaaaatcaaataattcCTACAAACAGTGACAATATTAGACAGTTACTTTTGCAAAATCAAAATCGAACTACTACTGCCAACAGTGAGGATATGACGCTTTTAGATTGGAAAAGTCAAATTGAAAATGTTAACAATCCTGGACATATACGTTGGCAGAGTCAAAATCATATAACTAATACCAATAGTGAGAGTGTTAAACAGTTTCGTTtgcaaaatcaaaatcaaattacTAATGCGAACAGTATTGAGCATTTAGGTTGGCAAAATCGAAATTGCATTAATAATGACAATAGGGTGGAACATTTACGTTGGCAAAATCTTAATGAACCCGTAATTGCTAACAAAGACAATACCGGACCTTGGCAAACCCAGAACCAAATTCCTAATGACAAGAGTAATCATTTTGAGCATCTACGTTTCCACAATCAAAACCAGAATGGTATTATTAATGCTAACATTAAGAGTACTAATCATTTACGTTTGCAAGATCAAACTCAAATTAACAATACCAAGAGTGAGAACATTGCAAATTCATATTGGCCGGATGAAATTATAAATGCAAAATGTAAGGCTACGGGATATTCTATAAGGGTACCTGGGCAATATCAAAACCCAATATCTGATGTCGGCTTTAAGAACCATGAACCTGTACTTTGGCAAAATGAGAATCAAATCATTCATAGTAACAGTCGTAATATTGTACCTTTACCTGATATTAAAATCTTAAATACCAGGACTAGTCAGATTCCAAATTTTCACCGTAATCCTAGTCAATGTATtccaaataatcaaaataatctaCCTCCCAATCCCGTTTACGGTCTCGATCAAATGGATCAACTACTAGAGCAATATCAAAGAAACATAAATACGATGGTTAATCTGCCTCCTGTGGTGGACAATTTTTCTACAAGCCAAAATGGTATGCAATTCCCTGGTCCTTATATACCGCCGATTCCTAATCAAAGAATACCGCAATATATTCCAGTAGATTTGGGTAATCAGTATAATAGCACTAATAACAATGCGCATATGAGAAGTGCCAGacaaaatattcaaaacattGGAAATGTACCGCTCCGAACAAATATGCAAGTACCTAATAATATTTCTGTTCAAGATCCTAACATCAGTAGTGTAAATTGCCAATACGAAAGAAGTTTTCAGAGAGATACTATTCCCACCGAtagtattaatattaaaaataatcaaaCTAATATTTCTGTTCAAGATCCTATCATCAATAGTGCAAATTATCAATACGAAAGAAGTTTTCAAAGTGATACTGTTCCCACCGAtagtattaatattaaaaataatcaaaCTAATATTTCTGTTCAAGATCCTATCATCAATAGTGCAAATTGTCAATACGAAAGAAGTTTTCAAAGAGATACTGTTCCCACCGAtagtattaatattaaaaataatcaaaCTAATATTTCTATTCAGGATCCTATTATCAATAGTGTAAATTGCCAATATGAAAGAAATTTTCAAAGACATACCGTTCCAACCGAtagtattaatattaaaaataatcaaaCTGCCAGTGCTAATGACAATACAGTTGAAACGAATGAATTTTCAAATAGCACTAATGTCGGTAAGGTCAAGGACTTTCAAAGTACAACTAATGATGACAATAGAGCTCAACTTATCTCAAATGGTGGCACCGGTGCCTCCGATCAAGATACAGCAATAATTGGTCTGAGTGATACCCACCTTCCGATTGATATCTCAACAACAAATACAAATGATTCGAAAACAAGCAATTCAATAGTCGATAGAATGCTTATATCTGACCAATCAATGGAAGTTACCGTAACTGAGGTAACCAAAAACGGCACAGAAGATGAAACAGTTAAAAGTAACGAAGAAACTCGTAAAAAAAAGTTGAAACTGGGAGGAGCCAGTTTTGATTTTAGGGAACTAGTTCGCAAGGAAAGTAAGAAGACATATCTGAAAATTTTGAATAAGTTTGTCAATGAACAAAAGCCGATTTTATTAGTCAATGTGGAAGATGGTAAGTTAAAATTCATTTTACATTTTAAGATTGATTCATATGTGTAAGCCAAAATTACCTATCTATATTTTTCAAACGATGTACATGTAATGTTTTCTTTTTCAAAGTCACTagttttgtttgtatatatatatatatatatatatatatatatatatatatatataaagattaaATCTGCTATCGCTTTATTgatttaaatggccaaatatatggcctaggaggataaattcgttaaacttcccgtgctcgaatcggtatcaataaagtgttatgaagaggctgggataggccgaaatgattatATTATGACCCACATTATGACattatggggctgaaaattggatcataaacaagaaaaacagcagtaagatagtagcaacagagatggaatcctgcgaagatgctgcagggtaacaagaatggataggaaaatttatgacgaaataaagcaaagaacatcaatagaaagagacatactaacatatatagaacaaaaaagacctAAAGTGGtgtggacatgtaagaagaactagcgacagcagatggataaagagaataaccgaatggagccccataggaaggagaaaaagaggacgaccccgaaaatcctggaggaacgaagtagacaacgtcatgagtaagagaggcctaaacgatggagaatgggacaacagagagagatgggaacggttgagcgagagaaggcagtgaatactgtagaatccctgaatatatacatatatagtttCATTCTCATTAAGTGTCAAACCAATGTGATTGTTTTACCCCATTTTTTATTTGCTGATAATCTAACATATATGTTCTTTTGAAAAATGTGGAAATATACCGCCGGAGGATATCGGATATCAGAAGGTTTATTAGAACCATGCGCTattttcttcttgatgtgcctgtCTGTGACGAATGTTGGCGATAATCATAGCAATCTTTattttatctgcagcagcgcggaaaagccgCACATATGTTAAGTTGAACCAGGTTTTGAGAttttttaaccaagatgttcttcttcatggacctcgctttccaaatattttttttgcaggatggcttgtaggagagcatatctggattcatttcgtatAATGTGTCCGAAGTATTATAACTTTCGAGAATTGATGGTGGTGAGTACttctcggttcttcttcattctttttagAACTTCCTTATTGGTGACTCGgttagtccacgggatcttaagtattccgatatagccacatctcaaatgcttccaatcttCTCCATATATCTTCGTTcgaggtccacgattcaacactaCAAAAAAGGACAGCGACGACGTAGGATCGCAGCATTCTTAGTTTTATACCAAGAAAAATATTGTGGCTCTTGAAAAATGTCACCATCCGGCTGAAGGTGGATATGGCTTTTCCGATGCGCGCTCttttcttctggttgttggtccattttttatttattatggtaCTGAGGTAGTTACAGTGCGTCACTCTTTTTACAGGGGTTTGGTTTTGCTAATTATCATGAGCTTTGTCTTCTTTATGTTTATATTGAGTACCCGGCTAGTTGCTGTGGTTAGGTAGCGACCGGCGCTGTCCTGATTCCGGGTCGTCAGACAGTGTGAAATGGATCACCGGGCACAAGCGCGCGGGCAACAAGGCCACTCGTGGTAAATGGGCGACTGGAGGAAAAAGCCAAACACAGAATCTTCAAACTAGAAAATCGATAAATATAGGGACATGGAACGTCAGAGGTCTTCTCCAAACTGGAACACTTCACATTGTGGAGAAAGAGCTAATAAAGCAAAATATACATA from the Diabrotica undecimpunctata isolate CICGRU chromosome 1, icDiaUnde3, whole genome shotgun sequence genome contains:
- the LOC140449555 gene encoding uncharacterized protein isoform X2 is translated as MDLDIYSDTYSCMHCRAGDKKDGSVDANMSKDYFKKRLINQREAVYAQAQSQFTNADTEDDASHSSCTTSASTSQTEEQNDCSEKTEVEKKASYIDSRGHEIMQNIQYKSDSTSLCKPKRPYNIGLEENVQHPYENKQLNTGKHLLPAIIPELRSIRRKSSVSNNIANEQCTSKPFVCLLSLPCIDNQSNIIPTERPSSKASLSPISSDEESLLVIDDRPNSSGTDGLTSVNTSRLHCQSQLHDSTSQVSELVHKKISKSPETSPVITSTITVASTTKAISSTKKPYPSTTKAIYPTSLPYTAKKPRIMNSLPQENSHHVQKHQKYNEVPLPEGPLNLSLVQPDSNRQSQPFPMERDFKKVTNTFVPSNVQYKLNPEIPQSTISMVHKIFNSKLNFEYLIYLKNTLKFLNIDLKVPNVPQEQIYNRQKLAYSIISYMSQFLFNDFQSPILRKYAQDMLDCDLEKFRPLVETFLKAKPHTEASVAMLLEAIKNLSSSDQRQVNQILPQDKQPESRTKLDRRRLTIDSVPTIANTTAVKKPTAKRKPKMISKRRQTIDALNNFAETQTGTIGNDADVQIVGIWQNPHQIINRNDTRIGNSRLQHQHNKVVTTNSHSTGDLRGKNQNQIIPTNSDNIRQLLLQNQNRTTTANSEDMTLLDWKSQIENVNNPGHIRWQSQNHITNTNSESVKQFRLQNQNQITNANSIEHLGWQNRNCINNDNRVEHLRWQNLNEPVIANKDNTGPWQTQNQIPNDKSNHFEHLRFHNQNQNGIINANIKSTNHLRLQDQTQINNTKSENIANSYWPDEIINAKCKATGYSIRVPGQYQNPISDVGFKNHEPVLWQNENQIIHSNSRNIVPLPDIKILNTRTSQIPNFHRNPSQCIPNNQNNLPPNPVYGLDQMDQLLEQYQRNINTMVNLPPVVDNFSTSQNGMQFPGPYIPPIPNQRIPQYIPVDLGNQYNSTNNNAHMRSARQNIQNIGNVPLRTNMQVPNNISVQDPNISSVNCQYERSFQRDTIPTDSINIKNNQTNISVQDPIINSANYQYERSFQSDTVPTDSINIKNNQTNISVQDPIINSANCQYERSFQRDTVPTDSINIKNNQTNISIQDPIINSVNCQYERNFQRHTVPTDSINIKNNQTASANDNTVETNEFSNSTNVGKVKDFQSTTNDDNRAQLISNGGTGASDQDTAIIGLSDTHLPIDISTTNTNDSKTSNSIVDRMLISDQSMEVTVTEVTKNGTEDETVKSNEETRKKKLKLGGASFDFRELVRKESKKTYLKILNKFVNEQKPILLVNVEDGSIEIPETDNSDIKKIGNNIDSSINSDVVVIDDDGDEIEVVVKALNETTEDKIADNTHHHINSNEKVTDGKISSGNNLSITKLESHNNLSITKLQSDNNLSLTKLPTPNPVPISQISPDATNLTEMTVSVESVTRVAITKIPTEEIGSSIKNPQATQVQKRITNVKDLRLKIPPPNDIKGSPVECISASEYTQSNDVYLREKALQHNLPVGYDYMHVGLKDMEGLFRENKVSLYGVGKPEEFYSTSHKNHVYTPSGMLLRKENPFKERTSVRCLGHTSSGSDSPSVVKNSIGLLSPSVSTPRIRSGYASSENDSQSVIKNSIGLLSPLAPTPRINSMEKWKTWMTEEKNQDFLKELDFVKNQSVETISNAGSDYSPPISHFENDSFLKINSTWYRVKKNVVQSIPKGKLSYDRESHWLRRYFDDKQLEQFLENADINSVVASDYLKHVRNREGAFLTEKIYLTPFEFPENNEIIQLPREITFCPEEVELKTPEMYVEEMEKVKKVVPTEFHMFYRYVTGYQILQDHSPISFLNFLTMHNTGGIQQIFEKFLKSLLGL